In Equus przewalskii isolate Varuska chromosome 15, EquPr2, whole genome shotgun sequence, a single genomic region encodes these proteins:
- the KLF15 gene encoding Krueppel-like factor 15, which translates to MVDHLLPVDETFSALKCPVGYLGNRLASGRVYHMLPSPLSEDDSDASSLCSCASPDSQVLCSCYSGGPGLEGQDSILDFLLSQATLGGGGGIKASSGPMAWGAWRRAPASVKGEHFCFSEFPVGDPDDVPRPFQPTLEEIEEFLEENMELGVKEAPESNSKDLEACGQLSAGPHRSHLHPGSGGRERCAAPSGGASAGGSQGPGGGPAPEGPTPVLLQIQPVQVKQESSTEPASPGQAPESVKVAQFLVNIQGQTFALVPQVAPSSNLNLPSKFVRIAPVPIAAKPIGSGALGPGPAGLLMGQKFPKNPAAELIKMHKCTFPGCSKMYTKSSHLKAHLRRHTGEKPFACTWPGCGWRFSRSDELSRHRRSHSGVKPYQCPVCEKKFARSDHLSKHVKVHRFPRAGRAGRALN; encoded by the exons ATGGTGGACCACTTGCTTCCAGTGGATGAGACATTCTCGGCACTGAAATGCCCGGTTGGTTATCTGGGCAATAGGCTGGCCAGTGGCCGGGTGTACCACATGCTGCCTTCACCCCTCTCAGAGGACGACAGCGAcgcctccagcctctgctcctgtGCCAGCCCTGACTCGCAAGTCCTCTGCTCCTGCTACAGCGGCGGCCCAGGCCTGGAAGGCCAGGACAGCATCTTGGACTTCCTGCTGTCCCAGGCCAcgctgggtggtggtggtggcatcAAGGCCAGCAGTGGCCCCATGGCCTGGGGGGCCTGGCGGAGGGCACCGGCATCTGTGAAGGGGGAAcatttctgcttctctgagtttcctgtGGGTGATCCCGATGACGTCCCGAGGCCCTTTCAGCCCACCCTGGAGGAGATCGAAGAGTTTCTGGAGGAGAACATGGAGCTGGGGGTCAAGGAGGCCCCAGAGAGCAACAGCAAGGACTTGGAGGCCTGTGGCCAGCTCTCGGCTGGGCCACACAGGAGCCACCTCCATCCTGGGTCTGGCGGGAGAGAGCGTTGTGCTGCCCCATCAGGTGGCGCCAGTGCAGGTGGCAGCCAGGGCCCAGGTGGGGGGCCGGCGCCTGAGGGCCCCACCCCTGTGCTGCTGCAGATCCAGCCTGTGCAGGTGAAGCAGGAGTCGAGCACAGAACCCGCCTCCCCTGGGCAGGCCCCGGAGAGCGTCAAGGTGGCCCAGTTCCTGGTCAACATCCAGGGGCAGACCTTTGCACTCGTGCCCCAGGTGGCGCCCTCCTCCAACTTGAACCTACCCTCCAAGTTCGTGCGCATCGCCCCCGTGCCCATTGCCGCCAAGCCTATTGGGTCGGgagccctggggcctggccctgctGGCCTCCTCATGGGCCAGAAGTTCCCTAAGAACCCGGCAGCAGAACTCATCAAAATGCACAAATGTACTTTCCCCGGCTGCAGCAAGATGTACACCAAAAGCAGCCACCTCAAGGCCCATCTGCGCCGGCACACGGGCGAGAAGCCCTTCGCCTGCACCTGGCCGGGCTGCGGCTGGAG GTTCTCCCGCTCGGACGAGCTGTCGCGGCACCGGCGCTCGCACTCGGGCGTGAAGCCCTACCAGTGTCCCGTGTGCGAGAAGAAGTTCGCGCGGAGCGACCACCTCTCCAAGCACGTGAAGGTGCACCGCTTCCCGCGGGCCGGCCGCGCCGGGCGCGCCCTCAACTGA